DNA from Bacteroides zoogleoformans:
CATTGTCCGTCATATATGGAGGGATGATGGTCAAGTAGAGCCTACGGTCGCGGTTTCTGAAATTGGCATACTCTTTTCTGGAACCGTCTGTCTCTTTGTATCCTTCGTATACGGCACTGGTACTGATGGGTTTTCCATCGCTGCAAAGGAATCTGTCTACGAAGTCTTTGGTGGCTTCTGTCCGAGCCTCGCCGGTACGCAGGCTTCTTACTCTGGAATGTCCTTCATTCTTTACGTTGCGATACTCTTTATAAAGGAGAATTTCCTTTATTTTGGTAATATTGCCGGTATTAGAGTTGAATAAAGCGTCATATTGCGGATATACATCAGGTATACTGGTCAACACTTTTCGGGACGCTTCGATCGATGCTTTCAGAAACTTCTCGCCGTCCGACAGATGATGGTATTTTCTCCATGTGCCTTCAAAAAGACCGAAGCGTGAAATCAGGGCGTTTACCACATTTCTGTTGATCGTATTATTGCCGTCGCCTCCTTTACGAATATGTCTCTCGGCATATTGAAGGTTTTCCAATATATGGTCGGCCACTTCTGTTCTCGGTGTTCGGGACATGGTTAGCTCCGAAGAGTTGGTATTTAATACATGCTCAATCCAAGGTACGTCTCCATAGCGTGCAATCAATTCCATATATCGATATGCGCGGAAGAAGTAGCCTACTGACCGCCAATGTTCTTTATCGGCCTCATCCATTCGTGAAGACTCGATGTTGTCAAGCATAAGGTTTGCTTGACGGATAAATGTAAAGTCCCAATCATGGTGATAGATCACTCTGTCTTGATTCTTTTTATCTTCATAGTTCTCTGGATTGGCCGGGACGGTTATATCTCCGGTAGCCCATTTAGAGAGGCTCCCGGCCGCAGAGTTGCTTTTCGTAATGAAATATCCTGCATTGATTTCATCGCTGAAATTTGTATCGGAGTATCCCTCGAATATTTCATATAAACTCCATGCATAGGTCTTGAAGCTGGCGCTTGTGGTAAATGCGGTGGCCTCGGTTTGTTGATCCTTGGGATATACTTCGAGAAAACTATCGTTACACCCGCAACACAAAGCTGTCATTGCTGTGGCTAATAGAATATCTATTTTTTTCATGTCTGTTACTTTTATATGATTGTTAGAATGTCAGTTTTATTCCTGCTGAACATTTCCTTAAGTAAGGATAAGTCCATCCGCGGGCACTTTCTCTATCAAGTTCTGCTTCGGGATCCAGTCCGTCGGGAAGATGGTCGAATGTGGCAATATTCTCTCCGCTCACGAAGACAGAAGCTTGAGCTATTTGAGTCGGTTTCAACCACTTTTTCGGTAGTTTGTAGGAGATGGTAACGTTGCGTATGGACAAATATGCACCGTTTTGCAGATATTTGGTTTGGGGCAATCTGTTGGCACTCGTATTCTTTTTGGCTTTGTCGTAGATGCGCGGAAAGTAAGCGTTGGCATTTTCTTTTGTCCAATAGTTCAATTGACTGCTCATCAGGGTGGAATATTCATCGAACCATGGCCAGAACAGTTCATTCGAAATCCATAAATCCCGTTTTCCTACACCTTGCAGAAGGAAAGAGAAAGAAAGATTTTTATAAGAGATTCTTCCGGTAATGCCATATTGGTAGCGCGGAGTGGAATTGCCGATGATGCTGCGGTCGCCCGGATTTGACAATGTGTTTTGTCCCTTATCTATGATTCCACTCTTATCATGGTCTACATAAAGCACATCGCCCGGATTGGGCCTTGAGTAGCCGTCCACATAAGGAATGCCTTTTTTGAGGCTACCGTCGGGGTTAAAGTCGTCTTCCGTGTAGTAACGGTCTGTTGTATACCCCCAGATTTCATTGATGTACTGTCCGTTGTAGTGTTGCGAAAGTAAGCCGGAAACATTGTCGAACTTGGTGATCTTGGTTCTGCTGTCATATAGAGTTGCACCGATGGTATAATCCATGTCCTTGTTGACGTTTCCATTGTAGTTAACGGCGAGTTCCCAACCTTTAGTACGCAGATTGGCAGTGTTCTCCAGTGGTGCAGTGGTGCCGAGCACCGATGGCTTTTTGCTGCCCTCGGCAAGCATGCCGTTTGTATCCCGTATGTACCAGTCGAAAGTCATATTCAGGCGATTTTGCAGGAAAGAAGCGTCCAAGCCCAAATCAAGCGTCTTTACTTTCTCCCACGTAAAAGAACTGCTTACCAAATCGGGCGTATTCAGCGTATAAACATATCCCCCATTCAGATACCATGATGATTTACGTATACTCATGCCCGGCAACCATTTGTAAGGTTGTATATTTTGATTGCCGATGGTTCCGTACGAGCATCTGAGCTTAAGATTGCTTAAAATTCTTTCTGTCCCTTTCATGAATGGCTCTTGGCTGATGCGCCATGCAGCCGAGATAGATGGGAAAAGACCGAACCGCGATTGGGTGGGGAACTTGGAAGAACCATCATAACGGCCGTTCACTTCGAGCAGATACTTGTCGGCATGGCTGTAATTGATCCGGAAGAATCCGCTACGCAAAGTGTATGATGAAAAATTATCATCCGAATAGACTTCGCCCACACCACCTGATATGCTTGGCATGTCTTGGTTGATCATATTGGCTTTTCGGCTGAGAAGCTGTTCCCATTTGTACGATTCTTGAGAGAAGCCTGCCATTGCTTTGAAGAAATGTTGCTCACCCAATGCAAGCGAGTATGTGCTGTAAAGATTGAAAGAATAGTAGTTCGTCTTTTCTTCCGTCACGTTGTAGAACGATGTAGTTTCTGTGGCCGATTGTTCCAACACATCGTCCTGACAACGGAGATAAGTGTAGATGGGATTGAACGATTTCTTGTTGTAGAATTTCTTGTCGAGTGTGTATTCGGCTACCGTATTCCAGTCTTTTATGGGAGTTAGGGTGAATCTGCCGGTCAGGCGCAGGTTGTCTTGTTGCACATTGGTGGCATATGCGTTTTTGATGAAGTTTGCCGGGGTATTGTAGTCGTAGACCATATCGTCTACTTTTCCACTGCCGATGGAGTAGTAGCTCGGAAAGGCAATGGCTGCGCCCCAAATACCAAAGTTGGCATTGGTTTCTGGCAGTTTCTTGGTAGAGTTGCTGTATTTGAAGTCGAGTTCGGGCTTTATCCACGATTTGGCATCGGAGCGGATATAGCCGGTTACGTTGTAGCGCTTGTAGGAATCTTTAGAACTTATTAAGATACCGTCTTCATCGACATAGCCCAGAGACATACGGTATGACATGTTTTTGTTGCCCCCATCAGCCACCACATCATAGATTTGTTGGAAACCGGCAGAAGACATCATGTTCTCAATCATGTCTGTTTCGGCCATGGAGTATTTGATGCCTGCGTCACCGTCGGCTTCTGTTCCCATGACATATCCGTCGGGATAGGATGAAGGTGAGCGACGATAGTCTTTGATCAGGTTGATCCACTTGTCAAGATTCTGTGGACCACTGAAGTCGCCCGTATTCTTATACATCTCCACAGTCTGTAACGGAGTGGCTTTCTTGGGCAGGTTCATGGGAGTGGACATTGCCCAGTTGGCATTGAAGTTGAGGCGGAAAGAGTTGTCTTTGCTTCCTTTCTTAGTCGTTATCAGAATGACACCGAAAGCGGCCCGGGCACCGTAGATGGCTGATGAAGCTGCATCTTTCAGCACAGTGACCGATTCGATATCGTTGGGATTGAGCATATCGATATCCATCTCTACATTGTCGACCAGCACAAGGGGGGAACCGCCTCCTTCGTTTATGGTGCCGATAGCTCCGCGTACCGACCATTTGTTGGAGGAACCCGGCTCGCCGTTTCCATTGGAGATTTGTAATCCGGGTATGGCTCCTCTCAGTGCT
Protein-coding regions in this window:
- a CDS encoding RagB/SusD family nutrient uptake outer membrane protein; translation: MKKIDILLATAMTALCCGCNDSFLEVYPKDQQTEATAFTTSASFKTYAWSLYEIFEGYSDTNFSDEINAGYFITKSNSAAGSLSKWATGDITVPANPENYEDKKNQDRVIYHHDWDFTFIRQANLMLDNIESSRMDEADKEHWRSVGYFFRAYRYMELIARYGDVPWIEHVLNTNSSELTMSRTPRTEVADHILENLQYAERHIRKGGDGNNTINRNVVNALISRFGLFEGTWRKYHHLSDGEKFLKASIEASRKVLTSIPDVYPQYDALFNSNTGNITKIKEILLYKEYRNVKNEGHSRVRSLRTGEARTEATKDFVDRFLCSDGKPISTSAVYEGYKETDGSRKEYANFRNRDRRLYLTIIPPYMTDNARSGNITAFKRYEPTHPKAYADEYIELINTNSGSGWAGYKTLPASNFKNYYTTRMPNLWQSTNGVWNWQKAYMGYIPWKFYNTWVICPSNDSSNNSAAPLFRVGEVMVNYAEAACELGEFTQSIADATINKLRARGGVTPMKVNAITEDWDKYREPDVNPVLWEIRRERIMELSCEGFAFNDIRRWKKAENQLSKMPMGAYIVKADYGNPSNMKVARYNEDGTIDTSGTLKEGYLYIFTMEGLKGWQPHYYLYPIPMSESALNPNLKPNPGYNK
- a CDS encoding TonB-dependent receptor, with product MKKNQVKQLCLFTLFMLWTSFFACAQEEPRINVHLKNASLQEVFQSIEVQTSYRFSYREAVIDNRKDISLQMENVPVSSILEQALTGRNLTYKIVSRTSIVITDKVHQENGEKNRQKTITGFVRDTAGEAIIGASILAEGSSNGTTTDIDGHFSLDVSPGSVLTFSYIGYQPQKVSVKDKSVLEIILKEDTELLDEVVIVGYGTQKKQNLTGATTTVNMDKVLGNRPVTSTGTALRGAIPGLQISNGNGEPGSSNKWSVRGAIGTINEGGGSPLVLVDNVEMDIDMLNPNDIESVTVLKDAASSAIYGARAAFGVILITTKKGSKDNSFRLNFNANWAMSTPMNLPKKATPLQTVEMYKNTGDFSGPQNLDKWINLIKDYRRSPSSYPDGYVMGTEADGDAGIKYSMAETDMIENMMSSAGFQQIYDVVADGGNKNMSYRMSLGYVDEDGILISSKDSYKRYNVTGYIRSDAKSWIKPELDFKYSNSTKKLPETNANFGIWGAAIAFPSYYSIGSGKVDDMVYDYNTPANFIKNAYATNVQQDNLRLTGRFTLTPIKDWNTVAEYTLDKKFYNKKSFNPIYTYLRCQDDVLEQSATETTSFYNVTEEKTNYYSFNLYSTYSLALGEQHFFKAMAGFSQESYKWEQLLSRKANMINQDMPSISGGVGEVYSDDNFSSYTLRSGFFRINYSHADKYLLEVNGRYDGSSKFPTQSRFGLFPSISAAWRISQEPFMKGTERILSNLKLRCSYGTIGNQNIQPYKWLPGMSIRKSSWYLNGGYVYTLNTPDLVSSSFTWEKVKTLDLGLDASFLQNRLNMTFDWYIRDTNGMLAEGSKKPSVLGTTAPLENTANLRTKGWELAVNYNGNVNKDMDYTIGATLYDSRTKITKFDNVSGLLSQHYNGQYINEIWGYTTDRYYTEDDFNPDGSLKKGIPYVDGYSRPNPGDVLYVDHDKSGIIDKGQNTLSNPGDRSIIGNSTPRYQYGITGRISYKNLSFSFLLQGVGKRDLWISNELFWPWFDEYSTLMSSQLNYWTKENANAYFPRIYDKAKKNTSANRLPQTKYLQNGAYLSIRNVTISYKLPKKWLKPTQIAQASVFVSGENIATFDHLPDGLDPEAELDRESARGWTYPYLRKCSAGIKLTF